A single genomic interval of Candidatus Thermoplasmatota archaeon harbors:
- a CDS encoding PepSY domain-containing protein, whose protein sequence is MKYKNKIIGIILVGIMMGVISLTVVGIIPLRETVGPVGEPNPRHVILELDPAEVETNISEDQAIQIIRNTGYTPLDPEIGLIKAEDWGKLYWEIVWWKEEEPVSLKVDANNGDIIGITDFGAYKAMPENVSKENAIVTAKEKIEGMAKVPEDAGKPIIEIKKRFCGNVFSVSWKPEVKGILVEKSFMNIELDPAGNVISFRKVWHEIDIDTKATVTKEEAIKVAKEKALSDNFPQLLRKRVQEAEYIHTELVIKRPTHFLDKSKPLYGEYKLIWSVTFEKDQSLVEIQIDAHSGEYTGIDFTK, encoded by the coding sequence ATGAAATATAAAAATAAAATAATTGGAATTATTCTGGTAGGAATAATGATGGGAGTGATATCCTTAACGGTAGTTGGAATTATCCCATTAAGAGAAACAGTTGGTCCAGTAGGTGAACCAAATCCTAGACACGTTATTTTAGAGTTAGATCCAGCAGAAGTAGAAACAAATATTTCTGAAGACCAAGCAATTCAGATAATAAGAAATACGGGTTATACTCCGCTTGACCCCGAAATTGGATTGATAAAAGCCGAAGATTGGGGAAAATTGTACTGGGAAATAGTCTGGTGGAAGGAAGAAGAGCCAGTATCTCTCAAGGTTGATGCAAATAACGGGGATATAATAGGAATAACAGACTTTGGGGCTTATAAAGCGATGCCTGAAAACGTGAGCAAAGAGAATGCAATTGTGACAGCAAAGGAAAAAATAGAAGGTATGGCAAAAGTGCCGGAAGATGCAGGAAAGCCTATTATAGAAATAAAGAAAAGATTTTGCGGAAACGTCTTTAGCGTCAGCTGGAAACCAGAAGTAAAAGGAATACTCGTCGAAAAAAGCTTTATGAATATTGAGCTTGATCCAGCCGGAAACGTAATATCCTTTAGGAAGGTATGGCATGAGATAGATATCGATACTAAAGCGACTGTAACTAAAGAGGAGGCTATAAAAGTAGCGAAAGAAAAGGCTTTATCAGATAATTTTCCGCAGCTTCTAAGGAAAAGAGTCCAAGAGGCGGAATATATTCACACAGAATTAGTTATCAAGAGACCAACCCACTTTTTAGATAAAAGCAAACCGCTGTATGGAGAATACAAGCTGATTTGGTCGGTAACATTTGAAAAGGACCAAAGCTTAGTTGAAATTCAAATCGACGCTCATTCCGGCGAGTATACAGGAATAGATTTTACCAAGTAA